One window of Trichomycterus rosablanca isolate fTriRos1 chromosome 2, fTriRos1.hap1, whole genome shotgun sequence genomic DNA carries:
- the LOC134300557 gene encoding zinc finger protein 850-like: MGLFVFVNDHNPGRKDSSCSSCPRSSTTQNHLHNHIKSCNHDKYEDLTPTRSSSNQQRSSGTVSINTSLSPTQKEGNVCSQCGKSFRFLSDLKRHQRVHTGERPYQCSQCGKRFITQSHLREHQHVHTGEKPYQCSHCGKSFTYHSNFKIHQRIHTGEKPHQCSQCGKRFNYQTELKTHHLNHTGKRPYQCSQCGKSFYHQSSLKTHQRIHTGEKPHQCSQCGKSFIRQSELKVHQRIHTGEKPYECSHCGKSCNTQSNLRIHQRIHTGEKPYQCSHCGKSFNQQSHLKAHQRIHTGEKPYQCSQCGNSFSCQGTLKIHQRIHTGDKPYQCSQCGKSFNNQSALKEHQRIHTGKKPYKCSECGKSFNKHTYFKEHQRIHTREKPYQCSQCGNSFIRQSELKVHQRIHTGEKPYECLHCGKSCNTQSHLKAHQRIHTGERPYQCSHCGRSFNQQSHLKAHQRIHTGERPYQCSQCGKTFKQQTCLTIHQRIHTEEKPFQCSHCGKSFNQQSHLKAHQRIHTGEKPYQCSQCGICFAHESTIKKHQRIHTGEKPYQCLQCGKSFYKRSDLKRHQRIHTGERPYQCSQCGKSFNTQSNLKIHQRIHTGEKTYQCSQCGKSFTRQSVLKIHQRVHTGEKPYQCLLCGNSFNTQGNLKEHQRIHTGEKPYRCTQCGKSFTRLSDLKIHQRFHTGEKPYPCSQCGKRFNTQSDFRRHQRIHTGEKLYQCLQCGKRFNTQSELKRHQRIHTGEKPYQCSECGKSFNTQSELKIHQRIHTGEKPYQCSECGKSFNQQSCLRRHQRIHTGEKPYQCSQCEKGFNTQSEFKRHQRIHNIEKPYQCLWCGKSFKRPTNLTIHQHIHIGKKPHQCSQSGKSFGQLNSIKAHQRIQTGEKTHQSVKYEEI, from the exons atgggttTGTTCGTTTTCGTTAACGATCATAACCCTGGCCG caaggattcctcctgctcctcgtgtccacgttcctctacaacccaaaatcacctccacaatcacatcaagagctgcaaccatgataaatatgaggatctgacgcccaccagaagctccagtaatcagcaaaggtcctctggtactgtcagcattaacacctctctcagtcccacacagaaagaaggaaacgtctgctcacagtgtgggaagagcttcaggttcctgagtgatctcaaaagacaccagcgcgttcacactggagagagaccgtatcagtgctcacagtgtgggaagagatttattacacagagtcatctcagAGAACACCAGcacgttcacactggagaaaaaccgtatcagtgttcacactgtggaaagagttttacgtATCACAGTAatttcaaaatacaccagcgcattcacactggagagaaaccgcatCAGTGCTCCCAGTGTGGAAAGAGGTTTAATTATCAGACTGAGCTCAAAACCCACCACCTCAATCACACTGGAAAgagaccatatcagtgctcacagtgtggaaagagtttttatCATCAGAGTAGTCttaaaacccaccagcgcattcacactggagagaagccgcatcagtgctcacagtgtgggaagagttttattagacagagtgagctcaaagtacaccagcgcattcacactggagagaaaccatatgaGTGCTCACATTGTGGGAAGAGTTgtaatacacagagtaatctcagaatacaccaacgcattcacactggagagaaaccctatcagtgctcacattgtggaaagagctttaatcaacagagtcatcttaaagctcatcagcgcattcacactggagagaaaccctatcagtgctctcagtgtggaaatagttttaGTTGTCAGGGCACTCTCAAaatacatcagcgcattcacactggagacaaaccctatcagtgctcccagtgtggaaagagttttaataatcaGAGCGCTCttaaagaacaccagcgcattcacactggaaagaaaCCGTATaagtgctcagagtgtggaaagagttttaataaacatacttattttaaagaacaccagcgcattcacaccagagagaaaccatatcagtgttcacagtgtggaaatagttttattagacagagtgagctcaaagtacaccagcgcattcacactggagagaaaccatatgaGTGCTTACATTGTGGGAAGAGTTGTAATACACAGAGTCATCTTAAAGcccatcagcgcattcacactggagagagaccctatcagtgctcacattgtggaaggagctttaatcaacagagtcatcttaaagcccatcagcgcattcacactggagagagaccctatcagtgctcacagtgtgggaagactTTTAAGCAGCAGACTTGTCTCACaatacatcagcgcattcacacagaagAGAAACCCTTtcagtgctcacattgtggaaagagctttaatcaacagagtcatcttaaagcccatcagcgcattcacaccggagagaaaccatatcagtgctcacagtgtgggatcTGCTTCGCTCATGAATCGACCATTAAGAAAC accagcgcattcacactggagagaaaccgtatcaatgtttacaatgtgggaagagtttttatAAACGGAGTGATctaaaaagacaccagcgcattcacaccggagagagaccatatcagtgctcacagtgtggaaagagttttaatacacagagtaatctaaaaatacaccagcgcattcacactggagaaaaaacgtatcagtgctcacagtgtggaaagagttttactcgaCAGAGtgttcttaaaatacaccagcgcgttcacactggagagaaaccctatcagtgcttgctgtgtggaaacagttttaacacacagggtaatctcaaagaacaccagcgcattcacactggtgaGAAACCATATCGGTgcacacagtgtgggaagagttttactcgactgagtgatctcaaaatacaccagcgctttcacacaggagagaaaccgtatccatgctcacagtgtggaaagagatttaatacacagagtgattttagaagacaccagcgcattcacactggagagaaactatatcagtgcttacagtgtggtaagagatttaatacacaaagtgaactcaaaagacaccagcgcattcacactggagagaaaccatatcagtgctcagaatgtggaaagagttttaatacacagagtgaactcaaaatacaccagcgcattcacactggagagaaaccatatcagtgctcagaatgtggaaagagttttaatcaacagagttgtctcagaagacaccagcgcattcacactggagagaaaccatatcagtgctcacagtgtgaaaagggttttaatacacagagtgaaTTCAAaaggcaccagcgcattcacaatatagagaaaccatatcagtgcttgtggtgtgggaagagttttaaacGACCGACTAATCTCacaatacaccagcacattcacattgGAAAGAAAccgcatcagtgctcacagtctGGAAAGAGTTTCGGTCAACTGAATAGTATCAAAGCCCACCAGCGCATCCAAACTGGAGAAAAAACACATCAGTCCGTAAAGTATGAAGAGATTTAA
- the LOC134336146 gene encoding zinc finger protein 271-like, with amino-acid sequence MESAEEEHVAPVVLQHEGFQMNIIIKEEDEDGSYFCEGSIIPVELVTSEEEDPKEDPKDQQCGGFQTKPVKKEEPEELNKDFSCSACPCSSTTQNHLHNHIKSCNHDKYDTLVKIKTEHEDLMPTRSSSNQQTSSGTVSINTSLSHTQKGNVCSQCGKSFRFLSGLKVHQRIHTGEKPYQCSQCGKSFNDQSHLKVHQRIHTGEKPYQCSQCGKSFNHQSAFNKHQRIHTGEKPYQCSQCENSFSRQSYLKEHQRIHTGEKPYQCSECGKSFNRQSALNIHQRIHTGEKPYQCSECGKSFSCQNNFKIHQRIHTGEKPYQCSQCGKSFNHQNAFKVHQRIHTGEKPYQCIQCGKSFNEQIHLKEHQRIHTGEKPYQCSLCGKSFNRQNHLKKHHRRIHTGERPYQCSQCGKRFITQSHLREHQHIHTGEKPHQCSHCGKSFTYHSNFKIHQRIHTGEKPHQCSQCGKRFNYQTELKTHHLNHTGKRPYQCSQCGRGFNQQSHLKTHQRIHTGEKPYQCSQCGKGFMKQIHLKIHQRIHTGEKPYQCLQCGNSFIRQSDLKTHQYIHTEDKPYQCSQCGKSFDRITNFKIHQRIHTGEKPYQCSQCGKSFTQQSNLKSHQRIHTGEKPYQCSQCGKSFTCQGTLKIHQRIHTGDKPYQCSQCGKSFNNQSALKEHQRIHTGKKPYQCSECGKSFNKHTYFKEHQRIHTGEKPYQCSQCGNSFIRQSELKVHQRIHTGEKPYECSHCGKSCNTQSNLRIHQRIHTGEKPYQCSHCGKSFNQQSHLKAHQRIHTGERPYQCSQCGKTFKQQTGLTIHQRIHTEEKPFQCSQCGKSFTQQTGLKIHQRIHTGEKPYQCSQCGICFAHESTIKKHKCDTSNCTK; translated from the exons ATGGAGTCAGCAGAGGAGGAACACGTCGCTCCTGTGGTtctacaacatgaaggattccagatgaacataataataaaggaggaagatgaagatggaagttacttct gtgaaggatccataatccctgtggaactcgtcacctctgaggaagaGGACCCAAAAGAGGACCCAAaagaccaacagtgtggaggttttcagacgaagcctgtgaagaaggaagaacctgaag aactgaacaaggatttctcctgctccGCATGTCcatgttcctctacaacccaaaatcacctccacaatcacatcaagagctgcaaccatgataaatatgatactctggtgaagattaagactgaacatgaggatctgatgcctaccagaagctccagtaatcagcaaacgtcctctggtactgtcagcattaacacctctctcagtcacacacagaaaggaaacgtctgctcacagtgtgggaagagcttcaggttcctgagtggtctcaaagtacaccagcgcattcacactggggaaaaaccgtatcagtgctcacagtgtgggaagagttttaatgacCAAAGTCAtctcaaagtacaccagcgcattcacactggagagaaaccgtatcagtgctcacaatgtggaaagagttttaatcatcagagtgcTTTCAacaagcaccagcgcattcacactggagagaaaccgtatcagtgctcacagtgtgaaaataGTTTTAGTAGACAGAGTTatctcaaagaacaccagcgcattcacactggagagaaaccatatcagtgctcggAGTGTGGTAAGAGTTTCAATCGCCAGAGTGCTCTCAacatacaccagcgcattcacaccggagagaaaccgtatcagtgctcagagtgtgggaagagttttagttGTCAGAATAatttcaaaatacaccagcgcattcacaccggagagaaaccgtatcagtgctcgcagtgtggaaagagttttaatcatcagaatgcttttaaagtacaccagcgcattcacaccggagagaaaccgtatcagtgtatacagtgtgggaagagttttaatgaacagatTCATCTCAAAgaacatcagcgcattcacactggagagaaaccgtatcagtgctcactgtgtggaaagagttttaatagacagaatCACCTTAAAAAACACCATCGT cgcattcacactggagagagaccatatcagtgctcacagtgtgggaagagatttattacacagagtcatctcagagaacaccagcacattcacactggagaaaaaccgcatcagtgctcacactgtggaaagagttttacgtATCATAGTAatttcaaaatacaccagcgcattcacactggagagaaaccacatCAGTGCTCCCAGTGTGGAAAGAGGTTTAATTATCAGACTGAGCTCAAAACCCACCACCTCAATCACACTGGAAAgagaccgtatcagtgctcacagtgtgggaggggttttaatcaacagagtcatcttaaaacccaccagcgcattcacactggagagaagccgtatcagtgctcacagtgtgggaagggtTTTATGAAACAGATTCAtctaaaaatacaccagcgcattcacaccggagagaaaccatatcagtgcttacagtgtggaaatagttttaTTAGACAGAGTGacctcaaaacacaccagtacATTCACACCGAAGacaaaccgtatcagtgttcacaatgtgggaagagttttgatCGAATAACTAATTTTAAAATACAccaacgcattcacactggagagaaaccctatcagtgctcacaatgtggtaagagttttactcaacaaAGTAATCTTAAAAgccatcagcgcattcacacaggagagaaaccgtatcagtgctctcagtgtggaaagagttttacttgTCAGGGCACTCTCAAaatacatcagcgcattcacactggagacaaaccctatcagtgctcccagtgtggaaagagttttaataatcaGAGCGCTCttaaagaacaccagcgcattcacactggaaagaaaccgtatcagtgctcagagtgtggaaagagttttaataaacatacttattttaaagaacaccagcgcattcacaccggagagaaaccgtatcagtgttcacagtgtggaaatagttttattagacagagtgagctcaaagtacaccagcgcattcacactggagagaaaccatatgaGTGCTCACATTGTGGGAAGAGTTgtaatacacagagtaatctcagaatacaccaacgcattcacactggagagaaaccctatcagtgctcacattgtggaaagagctttaatcaacagagtcatcttaaagcccatcagcgcattcacactggagagagaccctatcagtgctcacagtgtggaaagactTTTAAGCAGCAGACAGGTCTCACaatacatcagcgcattcacacagaagAGAAACCctttcagtgctcacagtgtggaaagagttttacgcAACAGACCggtctcaaaatacaccagcgcattcacaccggagagaaaccgtatcagtgctcacagtgtgggatcTGCTTCGCTCATGAATCGACCATTAAGAAACATAAGTGTGACACATCAAATTGTACCAAATAA